The following coding sequences are from one Shewanella eurypsychrophilus window:
- a CDS encoding NAD-dependent 4,6-dehydratase LegB, translating to MNRVLVTGADGFIGSHLVELLVDNGFQVRALSQYNSFNHWGWLENTRCLKQIEVICGDIRDPHFCKLITKDIDIIFHLAALIAIPYSYSAPDSYLETNAKGTLNICQAALENKVTRIVHTSTSEVYGTAKYVPIDEHHPLQPQSPYSASKIAADSMAMSFHNSFELPLTIARPFNTYGPRQSARAVIPTIISQIAAGAQEIKLGDLSPTRDFNYVTDTCRGFIALAQNDSCIGETINIASNSEISIADTLDLIKKIMASNVEFISDETRIRPAQSEVFRLFGDNSKILKLTGHKAEYSIEKGLEKTINWFCNKDNLSHYKTDIYNR from the coding sequence ATGAACAGAGTTTTAGTCACTGGCGCCGATGGTTTTATCGGTTCACATTTAGTTGAATTGCTTGTAGATAATGGCTTCCAAGTCAGAGCATTATCACAATACAATTCATTTAATCATTGGGGCTGGCTGGAAAATACTCGATGTCTCAAGCAGATAGAAGTTATCTGTGGCGATATACGCGATCCCCATTTTTGTAAGCTGATCACCAAAGATATCGACATCATTTTCCACCTCGCAGCATTGATAGCCATACCCTATTCTTATTCTGCCCCAGATAGTTATCTTGAAACCAACGCTAAAGGAACACTCAACATCTGCCAGGCGGCACTGGAAAACAAGGTAACAAGAATCGTCCATACCTCGACTAGTGAAGTTTATGGTACGGCCAAATACGTGCCAATAGATGAGCACCACCCTTTGCAACCTCAGTCGCCCTATAGCGCCTCTAAAATTGCCGCCGATAGCATGGCAATGAGCTTTCATAATAGCTTTGAGCTGCCTTTGACTATTGCTAGACCTTTCAATACATACGGACCTAGACAGTCTGCCCGCGCAGTGATCCCTACAATTATTAGTCAAATAGCGGCTGGAGCACAGGAAATAAAGCTCGGCGATCTCAGTCCAACTCGCGACTTTAACTATGTCACCGACACCTGCCGTGGCTTTATAGCGCTGGCACAAAATGATTCTTGTATCGGTGAAACTATCAACATAGCTTCTAATAGTGAAATTTCTATCGCCGATACTTTAGATCTAATCAAAAAAATCATGGCCAGTAACGTCGAATTTATTAGCGATGAAACTCGAATAAGACCCGCTCAGTCAGAGGTGTTCAGATTGTTTGGTGATAACAGCAAAATTCTCAAGCTCACCGGCCATAAAGCAGAGTATTCAATCGAGAAAGGATTAGAAAAAACAATCAATTGGTTTTGTAATAAAGATAATCTATCCCATTACAAAACTGACATTTACAACCGTTAA
- a CDS encoding phenylacetate--CoA ligase family protein, producing MLKQIGRMELTAVVNAYISMSPFYQDKYGLVENDDFEALPFLSKHELLEDQKKYPPFGTNLACSQEDIIRIHRTSGTTNSPLLIAMTETDLQQVTNIGTTLFKLVGMCTQDTVFNCLNYNMWMGGYTDHQSMEGTGAAIVPYGTGYTDSLIELICKMPDSSIHCTPSYLSVIKDKLVKRGLKPRDLKLRNGFFGAEAGLGNPEFRKKIENEWGIEAFNANYGISEVISILGAECSEKDGLHFGASEALYLELLNSDMELIPITSGAKGELVVTHLKKQAQPLIRYRTGDIFEIISLDSCACQFKGFKFSISGRVDQMLNIKGVNFYPESLRSIVSSYSELTGNYKVIVSKEEPINSISALIEVKQKSSIHEELLTRLIKEIKVSHNVSFEIILTEKIDFVGNKSKLLERV from the coding sequence ATGTTAAAACAAATAGGTAGGATGGAGCTGACGGCTGTGGTCAACGCCTATATTTCAATGAGTCCATTTTACCAAGATAAATATGGCTTAGTTGAAAATGATGATTTTGAGGCTTTACCTTTTCTATCGAAACATGAGCTGTTGGAAGACCAAAAAAAGTATCCGCCTTTCGGGACTAATTTGGCTTGTTCTCAAGAGGACATTATCAGAATTCACCGTACCTCAGGAACAACTAATAGCCCATTGCTTATAGCCATGACTGAGACAGATCTACAGCAAGTTACGAATATTGGCACGACGCTATTTAAGCTCGTAGGTATGTGCACACAAGATACAGTGTTTAATTGCCTCAATTACAATATGTGGATGGGAGGGTACACAGACCATCAGAGCATGGAGGGAACTGGGGCAGCCATCGTGCCATATGGTACTGGGTACACAGATAGTTTAATTGAACTTATTTGTAAGATGCCTGATAGTTCAATTCACTGTACCCCATCATATTTGAGTGTGATTAAAGATAAGCTGGTTAAACGAGGGCTTAAACCAAGAGATCTGAAGCTAAGAAATGGTTTTTTTGGCGCAGAGGCTGGATTAGGTAATCCTGAGTTTAGAAAAAAAATTGAGAACGAGTGGGGCATAGAAGCCTTCAATGCTAACTATGGTATCTCTGAAGTGATCAGCATACTTGGCGCTGAGTGCAGTGAAAAAGATGGGCTACATTTCGGCGCATCGGAGGCACTATATCTTGAGCTACTGAATAGTGATATGGAGCTTATTCCCATCACATCTGGCGCTAAGGGTGAACTCGTTGTCACGCATTTAAAAAAGCAGGCTCAGCCACTGATTCGTTATCGAACAGGTGATATTTTTGAGATAATTTCACTCGACAGTTGCGCATGTCAATTCAAAGGCTTTAAGTTCTCGATTAGTGGTCGTGTGGACCAAATGTTGAATATAAAGGGTGTGAACTTTTATCCTGAGTCACTACGAAGTATTGTTTCTTCTTATTCCGAGTTAACCGGCAACTATAAGGTGATAGTGTCTAAAGAAGAGCCCATAAATTCAATCTCCGCACTTATAGAAGTCAAACAAAAATCAAGCATTCATGAAGAGCTGCTTACTAGACTGATAAAAGAGATTAAAGTTAGTCACAACGTTTCCTTTGAGATCATACTCACAGAAAAAATTGACTTTGTAGGTAATAAAAGCAAATTACTGGAGAGAGTGTAA
- a CDS encoding radical SAM protein, translated as MAGLVNGVFRPKVSKYLRQLIKHVQETEGEDSGAYKALVNQYVYSEKEEEKHEEVNLKHYEAIVEEDDSKGLPKGIERLYRRQLVIDITMVCAAHCRYCLRAYYDTSQLKKSDIDRIVEYCAKDINLKEVLVTGGDPFMVPNLLKYLITTLVEKAPNIKVVRIGTRVPVQEPKMLNDEMFSFLKNYSKSLMIEVAIQINHPIELQPVTLEILRKLQDSGVRIYSQNVLLKDVNDDIDTLITLYDELRYLGIEAHYLFHSIPMKGTNHLRTSVAKGLKLIKQLTSSGMISGRVKPTYALMTYIGKVTLYDGTILKKDDSGYLHIKTNYRVSDRQIWNETYQLPKDQAYEDEDGFIIAKYLDGDDHTHIAVNLIDGDK; from the coding sequence ATGGCCGGACTCGTAAATGGTGTATTTAGACCTAAAGTTTCTAAGTATCTTCGTCAGCTCATTAAGCATGTTCAAGAAACTGAGGGAGAAGACTCTGGAGCATATAAGGCATTAGTCAATCAATACGTTTACTCCGAAAAAGAGGAGGAAAAACATGAAGAGGTTAATCTGAAGCATTATGAGGCTATAGTTGAAGAAGACGATAGCAAAGGCTTGCCAAAAGGTATTGAGCGGCTATATAGAAGACAACTTGTTATCGATATCACTATGGTCTGTGCAGCCCATTGCCGATATTGTTTACGCGCTTATTATGATACTTCACAGCTCAAAAAATCAGATATCGATAGAATAGTTGAGTATTGCGCAAAAGATATTAATCTTAAAGAAGTGCTTGTGACTGGGGGAGACCCCTTTATGGTCCCCAACTTACTCAAGTACTTAATCACCACATTAGTCGAAAAAGCACCGAATATTAAGGTTGTTCGTATTGGTACAAGAGTACCAGTTCAAGAGCCTAAAATGCTAAACGATGAGATGTTTTCATTCCTCAAAAATTATTCTAAGTCTTTGATGATAGAGGTGGCCATTCAGATAAATCATCCTATCGAACTTCAACCGGTCACACTAGAAATACTGAGAAAGCTACAAGATTCTGGAGTACGTATTTATTCTCAAAATGTGCTGCTAAAAGACGTCAATGACGATATAGACACGTTAATCACCTTATACGACGAGCTCCGTTATCTAGGTATCGAAGCACATTACCTTTTTCATTCTATCCCGATGAAAGGAACTAATCATCTTAGAACCTCAGTTGCTAAAGGCCTTAAACTGATAAAGCAATTAACCTCGAGTGGCATGATTTCTGGCCGGGTAAAACCAACCTACGCTTTGATGACTTATATAGGTAAAGTGACGCTCTATGATGGCACCATCTTGAAGAAAGATGATTCAGGCTACCTGCATATCAAGACTAATTATAGAGTGAGTGATAGACAGATCTGGAATGAGACATATCAACTTCCTAAAGACCAAGCATATGAAGATGAAGATGGTTTTATTATTGCTAAGTATTTAGATGGTGATGATCACACTCATATTGCGGTGAACCTGATCGATGGAGACAAGTAA
- a CDS encoding LegC family aminotransferase, with product MNTDISLTIEFIRHTYKTNAFIPLHAPQFDDRESKLVNETINSSFVSSIGKFVTQFEQDIQSYLSSNSAVAMVNGTAALQSALYLAGVGVGDLVITQSLTFVATCNTIHHLGATPIFIDVSKEHLSLCPRALENYLNQHAELCDDGICRNKNSGQTIKAFVPMHTFGHPAELDKLLVISQQWNIPLIEDAAESLGSTYEGKHTGTFGRFAAISFNGNKIITTGGGGILICHDQADAAYAHHINTTAKVAHPFEFYHDAYGFNNRLPNLNAALGCAQMEKLDNYVKAKRRLASQYQSFFASSRFDFVTEPSNCRSNYWLNAILLPDPALREEFLVKTNEANVMTRPVWQLMHSLPLFQHAERDEQRNASWLAKRLINLPSSPVLKAD from the coding sequence ATGAATACTGACATTTCATTGACCATAGAATTTATTCGTCACACCTACAAAACGAATGCGTTTATTCCTCTACATGCGCCTCAGTTCGATGACAGGGAGTCTAAGCTAGTTAACGAAACCATTAACAGTAGCTTTGTCTCGAGTATTGGCAAATTTGTCACTCAATTTGAGCAAGATATACAAAGCTACTTAAGTAGCAACTCCGCAGTCGCCATGGTCAATGGAACGGCAGCACTGCAGAGTGCCCTATACTTAGCCGGTGTTGGAGTGGGCGATCTGGTTATCACTCAATCTCTAACCTTTGTGGCTACTTGTAATACAATTCATCATCTTGGTGCCACTCCCATATTTATAGATGTCTCTAAAGAGCACCTAAGTCTCTGCCCTAGGGCACTAGAAAACTACCTCAATCAGCACGCAGAACTCTGTGATGACGGTATTTGCCGGAATAAAAACAGTGGCCAAACCATCAAGGCATTCGTGCCTATGCACACCTTCGGCCACCCCGCTGAACTCGATAAATTGTTAGTGATTAGTCAACAATGGAATATTCCGTTGATTGAAGATGCCGCTGAGAGTTTAGGCTCTACATACGAGGGCAAACATACGGGTACCTTTGGACGCTTTGCAGCCATTAGTTTTAACGGCAATAAAATTATCACCACAGGTGGAGGTGGCATCTTAATCTGTCATGATCAGGCGGATGCTGCATATGCACATCATATCAATACCACAGCAAAAGTGGCTCACCCCTTTGAGTTTTATCATGATGCTTATGGCTTCAACAATCGACTACCTAACCTTAATGCCGCATTGGGTTGTGCCCAGATGGAGAAATTAGATAATTACGTCAAGGCTAAGCGACGACTTGCCAGTCAATATCAAAGCTTCTTCGCGTCGAGTCGATTCGATTTCGTCACAGAGCCTAGTAATTGTCGTTCAAATTATTGGTTAAACGCAATTTTACTACCAGACCCGGCCCTTAGAGAGGAGTTTCTAGTTAAAACCAATGAGGCTAATGTGATGACCAGGCCTGTATGGCAGTTAATGCACTCTTTACCTTTATTTCAACATGCCGAGCGTGATGAACAGCGGAACGCTAGTTGGCTCGCCAAAAGATTAATAAACCTGCCTAGCTCACCGGTTTTGAAAGCTGACTAA
- the neuB gene encoding N-acetylneuraminate synthase produces MNSDKVFIIAEAGVNHNGSLQLAKELVDAAVESGVDAVKFQTWKTELVVTQDVGKAEYQVRTTTGKNTQFDMLSKLELPFNDFRELKSYCDSKKIMFLSTADEEVSATFLLELQNIFKIGSGELTNLPFLRFIGALKKKVILSTGMGNLGEVESALKVLIDAGTTKEDITVLHVTTQYPTPMSEVNLKAMNTIQGAFDVRVGYSDHTMGIEVPIAAVALGARIIEKHFTLSRKMEGPDHQASLEPSELAQMVCAIRNIELALGNGIKQIQDCEQQNKKVVQKFIVAIKPIMAGEAFTIDNIAVKRASSGLEAKYWNLVIGRQSDQVYSTDQSIAI; encoded by the coding sequence ATGAATTCGGATAAAGTGTTTATTATTGCCGAGGCTGGAGTCAACCATAACGGCAGCCTTCAGCTTGCTAAAGAGTTAGTGGATGCTGCTGTCGAATCTGGTGTCGATGCGGTTAAGTTTCAAACCTGGAAGACTGAGCTTGTGGTTACACAAGATGTCGGTAAAGCCGAATATCAAGTTAGAACAACGACAGGGAAAAATACTCAGTTTGATATGCTGTCGAAATTGGAGCTGCCTTTTAATGATTTTAGGGAGTTAAAATCCTACTGTGATAGTAAAAAAATTATGTTTCTTTCTACTGCCGATGAAGAGGTGAGTGCGACGTTCTTATTGGAGTTGCAAAACATCTTTAAAATTGGTTCAGGCGAGCTTACTAACCTTCCGTTTCTTCGCTTTATCGGCGCTTTAAAGAAAAAGGTTATTCTCTCGACTGGGATGGGCAATCTCGGTGAGGTGGAGTCAGCGCTTAAGGTTTTGATTGATGCAGGCACCACTAAAGAAGATATCACTGTACTGCATGTGACGACCCAGTACCCGACACCTATGAGCGAAGTAAACCTAAAGGCAATGAATACTATCCAAGGTGCATTCGATGTCCGTGTTGGTTACAGTGATCACACTATGGGTATAGAGGTCCCTATTGCTGCAGTCGCTTTAGGTGCCCGAATCATAGAGAAGCATTTTACCTTGTCTCGTAAGATGGAAGGCCCAGATCATCAAGCATCGCTTGAGCCAAGTGAGCTAGCACAGATGGTATGTGCCATACGCAATATTGAGCTTGCTCTCGGCAATGGAATTAAGCAGATACAAGATTGTGAGCAACAAAATAAAAAAGTTGTTCAAAAATTTATTGTCGCCATTAAACCGATTATGGCTGGGGAGGCATTTACAATTGATAATATTGCTGTAAAACGTGCCAGTAGTGGTTTAGAGGCTAAGTATTGGAACTTGGTTATCGGCCGTCAATCCGATCAAGTTTACAGTACTGATCAATCCATCGCTATTTGA
- a CDS encoding NeuD/PglB/VioB family sugar acetyltransferase: MEDIILFGCGEHARMVIDNIEQQGKFRIFGLLSNDEDEIGIRVAGYEVIGKDEDIESILVKHKQIVGYFLGIGNMQVREKLAVWLAQNIELPAVNIIHPTAIVSRSAMFGTGNLFEAYTKLANDTHIGNHCIINSFTAVNHDQTVGDNVLIAGGVSLAGCSIGSNSIIADGASVGFKVSIGRDCIVGDGAVVTKDIPDNVIVYGNPAKVIRKNRTESTSEFMS; encoded by the coding sequence GTGGAAGATATTATTCTTTTTGGGTGTGGTGAGCATGCCAGAATGGTGATTGATAATATTGAGCAGCAAGGAAAGTTTCGTATTTTTGGTTTACTCAGCAATGATGAAGATGAAATAGGTATTAGAGTTGCTGGTTATGAAGTCATAGGTAAAGATGAAGACATAGAATCGATTCTAGTGAAGCATAAGCAAATTGTTGGCTACTTCTTAGGTATCGGTAATATGCAGGTAAGAGAGAAACTTGCAGTATGGCTAGCACAGAATATCGAACTCCCAGCGGTCAATATAATTCACCCTACTGCGATAGTGTCCAGAAGTGCCATGTTTGGTACTGGAAACTTATTTGAAGCTTACACTAAGTTAGCAAATGATACCCACATAGGTAATCACTGCATCATTAATAGTTTTACGGCGGTTAATCATGATCAAACCGTGGGGGATAATGTGCTTATTGCTGGTGGTGTCAGCCTTGCTGGGTGTTCAATTGGTAGCAACAGCATCATAGCCGATGGTGCAAGTGTTGGTTTTAAGGTGTCTATCGGCCGAGATTGTATTGTGGGCGATGGAGCGGTTGTAACCAAAGACATCCCTGACAATGTGATCGTATACGGTAATCCTGCAAAAGTGATTCGAAAAAATAGAACAGAATCAACTTCGGAGTTCATGTCATGA
- the neuC gene encoding UDP-N-acetylglucosamine 2-epimerase, whose product MTRRKICVVTGTRADFGLLVPLLQMIRDDEALTLQLIVTGMHLSHEFGLTYKEVEAEFSIDKKIEILLSSDTGLGIAKSVGLGQISFSDTFADLNPDLLLVLGDRFEIFSAVSAAMFMRLPVVHLYGGELTQGVMDDAIRHSITKMSHLHFTSTEKYRQRVIQLGELPDRVFNVGDTSIDRIKQLRLLSRSDFEKAIDFKLAKRNLMVTFHPVTLEQNSAQRQFSQLLAAIDELDDTHIIFTKANADVNGRVINQMCDHYVSNNFHKARVFTSLGQLKYLSGLQFMDAAVGNSSSGLVEAPSFNIGTINIGDRQKGRLVADSVITCKPEHVAITQALEKLYSANFQASLKSIDNLYGDGNASRQIYRILKAVDLENIICKPFYDLPST is encoded by the coding sequence ATGACTAGAAGAAAAATTTGTGTTGTTACCGGAACGCGAGCAGATTTTGGTTTGCTCGTGCCACTTTTACAGATGATCCGTGATGACGAAGCATTAACACTTCAGTTAATTGTTACTGGGATGCACCTGTCTCATGAATTTGGTTTAACTTATAAAGAAGTTGAAGCCGAATTTTCGATAGATAAAAAGATAGAAATATTACTATCTTCAGATACGGGACTCGGCATTGCTAAATCTGTTGGTTTAGGACAAATCTCGTTTTCTGATACCTTTGCCGATCTTAACCCTGATCTACTCTTAGTACTAGGCGATAGGTTTGAGATCTTCTCAGCGGTCTCTGCCGCCATGTTCATGCGCCTGCCAGTGGTGCACCTCTATGGTGGTGAGCTGACTCAAGGTGTGATGGATGATGCGATCAGGCATAGTATTACTAAGATGAGTCATCTTCACTTTACCTCTACAGAAAAGTATCGTCAGAGAGTTATCCAACTAGGAGAGCTACCCGATAGGGTATTTAATGTCGGCGATACATCAATCGACCGTATTAAGCAGCTGAGGCTTTTATCAAGATCTGATTTTGAAAAGGCAATTGACTTTAAGCTAGCTAAACGAAATCTAATGGTGACATTTCATCCTGTTACGCTTGAACAAAACAGTGCTCAACGCCAGTTCTCTCAGCTTCTGGCTGCCATCGATGAGCTAGATGATACCCATATTATTTTTACAAAGGCTAATGCGGATGTTAACGGACGAGTGATCAATCAAATGTGTGATCACTATGTGAGTAATAACTTCCATAAGGCTAGGGTGTTTACCTCTTTAGGCCAGCTGAAATACTTATCAGGCTTACAATTTATGGATGCAGCAGTGGGAAATAGTTCTAGTGGTTTGGTTGAAGCGCCAAGTTTTAATATAGGTACTATTAATATTGGTGACAGGCAAAAGGGGCGACTTGTTGCTGATAGCGTCATTACTTGTAAGCCAGAGCATGTAGCCATCACTCAGGCTCTCGAGAAACTATACTCTGCAAACTTTCAGGCTTCATTGAAAAGCATCGACAACCTTTATGGTGATGGCAATGCCAGTCGTCAAATTTATCGTATCTTGAAAGCAGTAGATTTGGAAAATATTATCTGCAAACCTTTCTATGACCTGCCAAGTACCTAG
- a CDS encoding DapH/DapD/GlmU-related protein, with protein sequence MYKIKQNEIGVCDVATYLNTKIHFFEEFYISHPSSPDMAKSNSIVFLEHCTRASLNSLPKDCLLLTQVFETEEFKVNEVNPAIIFTDTPELDFYRVVSEFFVQESIFSIHPSAVLDNSVKLGVNVNVGQGSYLAAGVSVGSNTYIGRNVIIHEGNHIGTNCHIKDGAIIGSESFKFVEDDRHLSMTPFFGHIVIEDNVWIGANVILERPAFDAHTIGENVKIDDLVQVGADVSIGANVQIAAGTIVGRNVSIGCQCKLGINTVIKPNVKIGQQVSTGIGSVVISDLGSSSVYVGNPAKLLRAD encoded by the coding sequence ATGTATAAAATCAAGCAAAATGAAATAGGTGTCTGTGATGTTGCAACTTATTTAAATACAAAGATACATTTCTTTGAAGAATTTTATATCTCTCATCCATCTTCCCCTGATATGGCAAAGTCGAATAGTATTGTCTTTCTTGAACACTGTACTAGGGCATCACTGAACTCTCTGCCTAAGGACTGTTTATTACTGACTCAGGTGTTTGAAACTGAAGAATTTAAAGTAAATGAAGTTAATCCAGCGATCATATTCACTGACACGCCGGAGTTAGACTTCTATCGGGTTGTGAGTGAGTTTTTTGTTCAAGAAAGCATCTTTAGCATTCACCCTTCAGCAGTTCTTGATAATAGCGTCAAGCTTGGGGTTAATGTGAATGTGGGTCAAGGAAGCTATTTAGCTGCCGGTGTTTCAGTTGGTAGTAATACCTATATAGGTCGTAATGTCATTATTCATGAAGGAAACCATATTGGTACTAATTGCCATATAAAAGATGGCGCAATAATAGGCTCTGAGAGTTTCAAATTTGTCGAAGATGATCGACACCTTTCTATGACTCCATTTTTTGGACACATTGTGATTGAAGATAATGTTTGGATAGGTGCTAACGTAATATTGGAACGTCCTGCTTTTGATGCTCATACGATTGGAGAGAATGTTAAGATTGACGATCTAGTTCAAGTTGGTGCTGATGTGTCTATAGGTGCTAATGTGCAGATTGCTGCGGGCACGATTGTCGGTCGAAACGTTAGCATAGGTTGTCAGTGTAAGTTAGGTATTAATACCGTGATTAAGCCTAATGTTAAGATTGGACAGCAAGTGTCGACAGGTATTGGTAGCGTGGTTATTTCTGACTTGGGTTCATCAAGTGTGTATGTAGGCAACCCAGCAAAACTATTAAGAGCGGATTAA
- a CDS encoding motility associated factor glycosyltransferase family protein, with translation MSDLLQQNLDIIYRRWPSLADTLIATSIEALDASIISGLNQTISINGIQLSSRHDRQAEIDLLISTLEPRLDTVNVYGIGMGDIAKQLILLDYLKQIKIVLLNLTVFKLVLTYTDQTDWLSDERCQLVNASANMKLKKPFVSIPSEVVLAADNGASLRNQILVHFQTLYSAKAHQADNTEINQRFSDNRYLIETDPDVSLLFNSYSGSSVFIVGTGPSLSGYLEQLKILQSRDRKSLVIAVDTAMRPLLNAGITPDIVVTMDEIIDEKHLNFSRSENITLVYFPRLNKHVIESWKGPRYIAYTEGVLYDSLRKIKRHSSLFSGGSVIHPALDLAVKMGGKANYLLGCDLAFPNGKTHTGWADGELNMHISGQASHQWVYDNRGKKVITSLSFLSYLESMEEYIASVPDREFININVEGAAIKGCKVVRSLPND, from the coding sequence TTGTCAGATCTACTTCAGCAAAATCTAGATATCATTTATAGAAGATGGCCATCTCTGGCCGATACCTTAATAGCAACATCAATAGAAGCACTAGATGCATCGATAATTTCAGGCCTCAATCAAACGATCAGCATTAATGGTATCCAGCTTAGTAGCCGTCACGATCGACAAGCAGAAATAGACCTATTGATTTCAACTCTTGAGCCGAGACTAGATACAGTCAACGTCTATGGTATTGGAATGGGGGATATTGCCAAACAGTTGATACTGCTAGACTACTTGAAACAAATAAAAATCGTTCTTCTTAATCTAACAGTTTTTAAGCTTGTGTTAACTTATACTGATCAAACAGACTGGTTGTCTGATGAACGCTGTCAACTAGTTAATGCTTCTGCCAACATGAAATTGAAAAAACCCTTTGTCAGTATTCCTAGTGAAGTCGTCCTAGCTGCTGATAACGGTGCAAGCCTGAGAAACCAGATATTAGTACATTTTCAAACCCTATACTCAGCCAAAGCCCACCAAGCTGATAATACAGAAATAAACCAACGATTTAGCGATAACCGCTATTTGATAGAAACAGATCCAGACGTATCTCTACTCTTCAACTCTTACTCTGGAAGCTCAGTATTCATTGTCGGTACTGGTCCTTCCCTATCAGGCTACCTCGAACAGCTGAAAATACTGCAGTCACGAGATAGAAAATCTTTAGTTATAGCTGTCGACACCGCTATGCGGCCACTGCTAAATGCTGGAATAACACCTGATATAGTGGTCACCATGGATGAGATAATTGATGAAAAGCATCTCAATTTCAGTCGTTCTGAAAATATTACTTTAGTATATTTTCCACGACTGAATAAACATGTCATAGAGTCTTGGAAGGGTCCTCGCTATATCGCTTATACTGAGGGTGTTCTCTATGACAGTTTGCGTAAAATTAAGCGCCATAGTTCACTATTTTCCGGTGGCAGTGTAATACATCCAGCCTTAGATCTCGCCGTAAAGATGGGCGGTAAGGCTAATTATTTACTTGGATGTGATCTCGCGTTTCCAAATGGTAAAACCCACACGGGCTGGGCAGATGGTGAATTGAATATGCATATTAGTGGCCAAGCATCACATCAGTGGGTTTACGACAATCGAGGTAAAAAGGTGATCACGAGTCTAAGTTTCTTGAGTTATCTGGAGTCAATGGAAGAATATATTGCCTCAGTGCCTGACCGAGAGTTCATCAATATCAATGTTGAAGGTGCGGCCATAAAAGGCTGTAAAGTCGTAAGGAGTCTCCCCAATGACTAA